In Scyliorhinus torazame isolate Kashiwa2021f chromosome 9, sScyTor2.1, whole genome shotgun sequence, a single window of DNA contains:
- the bhmt gene encoding betaine--homocysteine S-methyltransferase 1 translates to MWESGSEEVLHTSCPPSDSEDRSEARAAAEMPPVGKDGRTAAKRGLLERLASGEVIIGDGGFVFALEKRGYVKAGPWTPEATVEYPEAVRQLHREFLRAGSTVLQTFTFYASDDKLQNRGNYVEQKISGQKVNEAACDIAREVANEGDALVAGGVSQTPSYLSCKSETDVKAIFRKQLDVFIKKNVDFMLAEYFEHVEEAEWAVHVLKESGKPVGATLCIGPEGDLAGVSAGDCAVRLVKAGAELVGVNCHFDPTTCLKTIKLMKEGLEAAHLKAYLIAQPLAYHTPDCNKQGFIDLPEFPFALEPRILTRWEMHKYARAAYDLGIRYIGGCCGFEPYHIRAIAEELAAERGFLPVASEKHDAWGSGLAMHTKPWVRARAQQAYWEKLVPASGRPYSASLSKPDSWGVTRGDKDLIQQKEITTENQLKEMFEKQKIVSGM, encoded by the exons GGACTTCTGGAGCGTTTGGCTTCTGGGGAAGTCATTATTGGAGATGGAGGATTTGTTTTTGCTCTTGAGAAGAGAGGATATGTCAAAGCTGGACCCTGGACACCAGAAGCAACAGTAGAGTATCCAGAGGCTG TGAGACAGCTGCACCGTGAGTTCCTCAGAGCAGGCTCCACAGTCCTGCAGACTTTCACTTTTTATGCAAGTGATGACAAGTTGCAGAACAGAGGAAATTATGTGGAGCAAAAAATTTCA GGCCAGAAAGTGAATGAAGCTGCTTGTGATATTGCGAGGGAGGTGGCTAACGAAGGAGATGCCCTCGTTGCTGGAGGAGTCAGCCAAACCCCTTCCTACCTCAGCTGCAAAAGTGAGACTGATGTGAAGGCCATCTTCAGGAAACAACTAGACGTCTTTATCAAGAAGAACGTAGACTTTATGCTTGCTGAG TACTTTGAACACGTGGAGGAAGCAGAATGGGCAGTTCATGTTTTGAAGGAGTCTGGCAAACCAGTTGGTGCCACCTTATGCATTGGTCCAGAGGGTGATTTGGCTGGAGTGTCAGCAGGGGACTGTGCAGTTAGACTCGTAAAGGCTG GTGCTGAGCTTGTTGGAGTGAATTGCCATTTTGACCCAACCACTTGCCTCAAAACTATAAAGCTTATGAAAGAAGGCTTAGAAGCTGCACATCTAAAAGCATACTTAATTGCGCAGCCACTTGCTTATCACACACCTGACTGCAACAAGCAAGGATTCATTGACCTACCAGAATTTCCATTTG CCCTGGAGCCACGAATTCTTACCCGATGGGAAATGCATAAATATGCAAGGGCTGCATATGATTTGGGAATCCGATACATTGGTGGCTGTTGTGGATTTGAACCCTATCATATTCGGGCTATAGCAGAAGAACTAGCAGCTGAAAGGGGCTTCCTTCCAGTGGCGTCAGAGAAGCACGACGCCTGGGGAAGTGGTCTTGCCATGCACACAAAGCCTTGGGTGCGAGCAAG AGCTCAGCAGGCATATTGGGAGAAGCTGGTGCCTGCATCTGGCCGACCCTACTCAGCCTCCCTTTCAAAGCCAGACAGCTGGGGCGTGACCAGAGGAGACAAGGACCTAATCCAACAAAAAGAAATTACAACAGAAAACCAATTGAAAGAAATGTTTGAGAAGCAGAAGATTGTTTCTGGAATGTAG